ACATTCTCCAGCTCAGACCGGAAGTGGATTACGTCAGTGGGGCATTATTGGGGTGTGCCGAAATAAATTTGAATGAAAATGATAGCACCAAAGGCTATGAAGGCTATGACGACCAATCAGAAACACAGCACAAAAATTTTGCCGGCAGCGTGGCAAATGGAGTGACGATCGCACCAATGATGAATGGGAGATCGGAAAAGAGTGGAGTGGAAAAGATCCAAAGAGGGACGCGATCCAGAACTGAGAGACGCGACAGTCAACATCAACACACGCGTGATATGATTTTGGATAACCATTTTCAAAAATACAAGAATCTTCTAAGTATCTCTTCTCTAAGAGCCACCGGCAAGGGTAACAAGTAATGAAAAGACTCAAGATGCTTGAGGGTGACCAAAGGCTCCCATCTAAGGATCAAGTTCAACTCGAGGACCCAAGAGTCAAGGAGTTGAGGCAGTGTGGTTTCAAAAATTCCCAAGTGTGCGATTAGGCTCACTTGAAGCAGTCAATTTGGTAGTTTTCAACTAGCAAAAACACGATCTCGGATGTCTCCTCACTGATACGTGTAAAACCCGTGCACtaggatgaagaagaaaagaaaaagaagaggaatgtCGGGGGCAGCAGCGGCTATTTATATTTCTTTGGTGGCTGAAGGACCAGCAAATGAAAGGTCGGTAACGATCCCGGATTAACAATATCCCGTTGGACTTTGCCGGAGACAGGTCGGAGGATTGTTATTCCGAATGTAGGAGGGAAAATTGGAGCCGAGGCTGGCCTTCCCTTGCTCCGGACAggatacggagtacagggGAGCGTGTTGAAAGGCTACTATGCAAAAATGTTCACCTGCATGTAGTGTATGGATGTAAATTTACTTTGAAAAATATCATACCTCATTGTTCATGTACCAGAGCTAGTGTTCCAAAATCATTCATTCATCCGGATAGAGGGGTGAATCACGTGGAAGAACCCCCGGGAACAGCTTGTCTCTATGTTTCATTTCAACCAGTTTCCTCTCAACAGGATTTTCTTTGTAGTGGCCTCGATTTGAAGCAAATATTTCAAGACCTGCCTCATTATCTTATATATCGCATCCTAGTGAGAAGGCGCCGAGATAAAAGAGCTCTTATCTGAAGGTCTCCACATGGCGAGACTCGGTAACTTCGCCAGTCACCTCCGAGCCTGTCAAACGAAGCCCATCAGCAATGGATGTAGTGCAGAAAGAACACAGCCGACTCGTCAAGAGAACTGAAGGTGCTCAAGGTATCAAGAATGTCCAGTCTGCAATTGATTCACTACAGTCTGCTCGCGAAGCCATAGCTGCTGGTCGGTAGCCCGCACATGCGCCCCCGCTTGGTTCCCCAACTGACCGACACAGATCCATCCACTGCCTCTGCCACTCTAACCAACCTTCAGAGCTCGGTCAAATCTTCCTTTGACTCTATCAATGACAGCTTGAAAGAAACTCACAGTGGTCTCAACAAGTACACCAAATCTCTAGATAAGGTATGAAGAACAGACTAACCATTCATGCGTTGCCGCTAATCGAACCTCGGGAACAGTTGTTTAAGGATCGACCGCTGCCTAGTACTGACGACGATGGCCTCTCTACACACGAGAACCTGATCAACCGTGCCATCGCTATGCATCTCCTTCGCGAAGGCCAGTTCGGCGTGGCCGCCACCTTCCTCTCTGAGATTGCCGAGCAGAAAGCTACATATCCAGTTTCCCAAAATGGAAACGGTCCGACCAATGTACAAACCAGCCTGCTCGATATGGACGAAGTCCCATCGACTGAGATCCGCAAACAATTCGCCTCAATGTATTACATCCTCCAACAACTACAAGAGAACAGGAACCTACTGCCTGCAATCGAATGGTCAAGAGAAAACCGCGAGGCGCTGGAAGCTCGAGGCAGCAACCTTGAATTTGAGCTCTGTCGACTACAATATGTATGGCTGTATCATGGCGGAGCCAACAGCAAGGGAGCCGCAGGCGGCTGGCTAGCTGCGCTCGAGTATGCGCGGCGGGAGTTTCATGTCTTCGTGCCTCGATATTTGAGAGAAGTTCAGCAGCTAGTCGGGGCAATGGCGTATTCGCCTAACCTCAGTGGGTCCCCATATGCAGCTCTCTTCAACACCAGCTCAGCTTGGGATGACGTAGCTCACTTCTTTACTCGCGAGTTCTGTTCGTTGCTGGGTCTCTCAGCAGACTCGCCTTTGTACATTGCTGCTACGGCGGGTGCGATCGCTCTGCCAACACTATTAAAGCTACAAACAATTATGAAGTCGAAGCGGACGGAGTGGACATCTGACAATGAGCTTCCGGTAAGAAAACCACTACTCTGTGTACAAACAAACGCTAACATTTGTATTTGCCAGGTCGAAATACCCCTCCCTCCCCAATATCTCTTCCATTCTATCTTTGTGTGTCCGGTTTCAAAGGAGCAGGCGACCGATGAGAACCCTCCTATGATGATGCCATGTGGACATGTTATTGCGCAGGAATCGTTGAAACGCCTAGGCAAGGGCAACCGGTTCAAATGCCCATATTGTCCTAGCGAAAGCCACCCCACAGACGCCATGAAAGTATTCCTATAGTGTAggtcttttctttccttgttctttttctttctttgtctCCATATCTCTAGTTATGTTCTTTCCACGGCAAACGGCGATAGGACGGGTAACTTCGGGGACACCGGGTCTTGTCAAGGGTGTTTAGCGATGGCGTTCAGGGGCTCATTTGTTGCAACGTGGAGTTCCCAATAATCAGTATTCAACCAAAGCCAGGCGGCATGGAAGCTAAGCCGGTATTTACAAAGCCGGATTTACAGAGAAGACGGGTGTGTCCCCTCATTCCATGACAAATTTGCCAGTCAGAATCAAGAACAAGCTGCCCAAGGGCCGCAACTTAATCTTCCATCCAGACGAAGGGCCTGTACCGATGCAACCCACGTAGTCGATTCAAATTTCACATTCGCACCTATCGTAAATCACACAGCTGTAGCCCAAGAAATGCTGAGGCGTGCCTGCATCGGCACCATCACGGAAATAGAATGCACACCACCATACGCAGGACACTCCAGCGCTACAGCTTTAGCAGCCACACCAAGCCCAATACAGGATGCCTGCGCCCTCGGACCAGAACCCCCTATCGAAGAGGTCTTCAACAATGGCCTCACGATTTATGGATACAGCTGCCAAGGTCACTAGTGTGCTTTTGCAGTACCATGTTTAGGCAAAGCCAGTCTCCGTAGATATGGGCTGGACCATGGATGACCCAAAGCCATCCGAGGTCGGATTAAACCCGAGCGCCACGATGAAGGTCACTGCCCCGCTAACAGACTGCATATCTATGGACAGCGACGGTGGATGGGTACCGCTATGGCACAAGGCTAAGCGATGAGGGCGTATACCTTGAGTCCAAACCCCACACCGTTGTGGACTGAAATTTCCTATTGACCGACAGACATGGCGCCGTACTGGTAGGCCGAACGCCAAGGTCTATATTATTAGCCAAGTTCTTCTTAAAGCACAAAATCAACCTCGAATACGATAGTCCTAAGACAAAGCCGTACAAGAACAACCTAGACCCTAAGCCAGTTAATCCCGTCATGAATAAAGATGATAATCTCCTATCCTCTCCCCAACAAAAGTTCAATCACCGGCAGGCCAAGCAAGATACACAGACAGTAAGCCTAGTGCGTATCTTCCCTTCCAAGTTGGACCAACCTCAACAGCAGACTGCGGACCCTGAGTTCCTCCAGATCCCAGAGAGACTGATCTCGAAATCTTTGGCCTTAGATGGCTGTGACCATGCCGACTGTCTCATGGTCGGGAAGATAGGTTAAAATCGGTGAAACATCAGATCCGGGTCTGCTCCTTACTGCTGCGACATTTCAACGTAGGTCCATGCAAAACTGGACGGAGCACACCAATTTTGTTCAAGCTTGATTATTCGAACATAACCAAGTCCAAAGGTTACTCATCAACCTCACTGTCTCCAAGGCTGTTTCCCAATGGACGTTGTAATTCTTACAAGACAGAAGATCAGAATTAGCCTCCGATGCGAATCATCGGCAATCCACAACCATTTCCCAAATAGGCAATCGCAATTTCCTTTGTCTGAATCGCCACATCTGATTGGCCACATTCAGGCCCGTGACCACGCGTCAATTTGGCgacgaaaaaaaacccctttACGCGGTCGAAACTTGTTCTGACGCGTCTTTCACTGAGCTCTATCCCTATACGCAGGCTAATTGGAGCTACAGTAGGTCATTCGTATACAGACCGTTCTATGCCCTGTAATCTCCATTACAATAtaaaagtactccgtactccaaTATGACTTGTCTCAGGAACAAACGGGAGCTAGCAGTCCCCTCTATATTATATAAATAGCACAATCCCCCCTGAATCCATCCACTGTCTCTGTTTTCCCCGCCAATCTCATCATTATCAAGATCATAGTAAATTAGCAATGTCGTCCAAAAGAACACCAGAGAGTCCAATTCCTGGCCGGTATCGCGCGACAAAGGCTTCAGCTTTCACGCTCCAGTCGCGCAGGATTGCCCGCGAGAGGACGAAAGACAAAGAACGTGACAGTTCTGGCTCCGGCTCCGGCTCGATTGGCCTTAAGACTCGAGGAGTCGAGCGGCGTCGAAGATTCGATAAACCCCCAGATATAACGTAAGTCCTGTCCACATAATTTGGATGtgtctccatctccatctacATCATCTACACCAGTCCACAAACGCAACCCCTAACTCACCTCCAGAACACCCCCAACAAGCCCAATCGTACTGATCCGCGTGGGCCCCGAAAAGCGCCTTTTCGCCGCACACGAGGCCATCCTCTGCGCATCACCCTTCTTCGCCGCCCACTGCACAGCCCAAACGCCCAGCTCGAATGCGTCACGGCCCGAACTCGGCCAACAACCACCAAGCAAGCGCATCGACCTTCCAGAAGAGCAAGCTGAAGTCCTCTCCTGCGTTCTCGAGTACCTCTACAAGGGCGACTACTACCCGCGTCTGCGACACAACAGCCGGACTCGGACATGGGAGCTGGAGGACGCAGATGCGGGCGTTGGTGCCGGCGCTAGCGGGGAACTGGGACAGGCGACGGCGACGGTGTTTCACCATCGGGCGCAGGGGGTTATATTGCGGGATACGGCTATTTAGTAAGTGATTccctcttcctttttcttttttcttttcctggTTCTGGTTGTTGTTTATCCCTGCAGAAGATGCATATGGATGGATTATGCTAACGGATGGTTTTTCCTCTCCAGCTGCGCAGCTGAAACATACAACCTCCCCCATCTCCAGCGGCTCGCGCTGCGCAAACAGGGTCTACACACTGGGATCCAGTGCAGTACAATACTTGCGAGTGCCCGGTTCGCATATGCCAACACGCCGGATACGGAGTCGAAGTTGCGGGCGCATTACCTTGCGCTGATAGTGCGGTCGAGGAGCACTTTTATGCGTAGTGGGACTATGCAGGCGGAGATGGAGCGTGGTGGGAAGTTgttttttgatctttttgtTGCTTTGTGTAATCATATGGTAAGTCTACTTTGGCATTTGGGAAGGGATGAGGCGCTAATTTGGTTTCCGATTAGGATGATTATGCTGATCAATCGGTTGAGAGTTCAGCTGTTACGACTCATTGTTAGGGATGCGTTAGGATTCTCGGTATGGGTGGTAAGTTAGTTGGCTTTTGACTGATTGCGTAGTTTCTATTCTATATCGCTGATAGCAGTTTTATACCCGTGTATTACTTATGTTTCAATATTTACACAATGGACAGAATGTTTAAAGTCAAGTTCTCGAATAAATTGATTCATAAGTTCGTAAAGATAGAATCGAATATACCATAGCTAACCCAATTCTGGGGTTTCTCATATATCAGGCAAGCTTGGACTGGATCCATGAATGACACTGATGAAGCTGGCGCTTCAATCCGATCAATGACCAAGTATCATGTTGCTGGTATGCAATGTGCATCGCGTCAGGCCAAAATTCTTCGGCGGTGACGTTACCGGATCAGCCTAAGTATCCTGGTGTGTCGAATATTGTGGCTATATAATTGTAAGCGATAGGCGGATGCATACCTGAGGACTCAAAGGTTCCGGTAATCAACGAGGTAGTTGTCTGGACATTAGACGAAATGGGGTTTAAACACGCTGCAGTGCAGTGCCACCAAGAAGCGCCGTTAGACACCTGTACCCGGGAAAGCGCTACCCCCCTTGCTCAAAACAATGATGCCTCGATCACGCGCAATGTATCCTTTCATGAGGCCCTAAGGAAACGACATGTCAGAAAGCACTTACGGATTGACCATACTTGCCAGCCTACCTTGTAGATGAGGTTGGAGAGTAAACACTCCACCTCATCAATATCAATGCGAGATCGACCACTTATAGAAGTGCCCACACGGAGAGCTGCTGCAAATTCATTCACATGGACACGGGTACGCCGAACTGGAGATTGGCCCTCCTTAGGTTCGTCGAAACCACCAGCGAGGAAAACTTTTCGAAACAGGTTGCGCAAGGCAATGTCGCGCCCACGTTCTAACGGCAGGTAAATACGTCTCTTGACAAACTCTTCCTCGCCATCAGACATGGCCTGATCAAATCCAACCAAGTCACCTTTTCGGATGCAGTTTGACAGAGACCGGAAAAGCTTCTCAAGGCGAGGAAATGGCGCAAGGAGCTCCTTGCTGGGGAGCGTATGTGTGGTCACGAGGTGACAGGGAATGAGGTAGGTAAGAATCAATCTACCAGTGGTTAGTGGAAATTTGTCTGAGGCTGAAAGGCTACTTACTCTCGATTCTTGATTGCATCTCGATGGCACATCTTCCAAGCCCATGTCAGATGTTCCTCGGCCTATGTTTCAAGTGGTCAGTCCCGATAATGGTCGATGAAGGCGGCTCTTTCTAATACCTCTGTATAATTCTCATCCAAGAAGTGGATGACCCCAACGTAATATTCAAACGTGACGATGTGAGATTTGGGGAAAGCCTCAGGAGGGGGAAGATCGGCCGACGAGGCTTTGATGGCACGAAGCAAGTTCTTGGTAAGACCGACGGAGTTGATCTAAAGAAGAGATATTAGCTTTTTGCTAGGGACAAGCAAGGTCAACTTCTGGTACCTTGAAATATGTCTTGAATAGGAGATTGGTCATGTTGTAAATACCCCACTTGCGGGACTCTTCGAGGGGTGCTCTGGATCCGGTCAGCAATGGAACAACTCAAAGGAGACAACCATATCCATACCTATCACTCAGGCACAAAGTGAACATCCTGTTGATGACCCGAGCAGCCTCCTCCAAGTTCGCATTCTTCTCAACATCAGCTGCGATATCATCCTGGAACCCAAATCCAGCGGAGCCTTGAGATGCTGCGTCAAGATCGGCATTGATCGCAAAAGTACGCAAGTACTTCCCGACTGTGTACAGGCATGGCAATGTCCAAGCCGGAATGCAGGCAGAGCCCGAATATCCCCGGATGAGGGCATTGGCGACTTTTTTCCAGGCATTGAAGACGGTAATGGCGCTAGCACCGGGAAGGTGATCTTCACACTGGTGTATTTCGCCTATTGCTTCCCAGTAAACAACAAAGATGTCAACCCAGGCAGCCTGTTCAGCCTTTGGTAATTTCAGACTTTTCCCGTGGAAGAGAGCGTAACTGAGATCCTTGGATATGTATTCGGCATTAGAGAACTGGTAGAAGTCACGCAGCCGATTGCGATCTTCAGGCGGCGCGATCGGGGTCAGCACTGCAGCTAATTCCGGGCCGGACCCGTTGAGGTATGCGTTCTTAAACGCGGGCGCAAGAGAAGCCATAGTGAGTTGTGCTCTGGTGTGGGAACACGTTGATTAAGTTGATTGGCAGTTTACCCGCTGCAAAGAAGCATTCGAGGTGGGGTAAGGGTTGAGATCTGACCCGACAAAGGCAAACAAGTGAGGAGCGCCATGCTTTTGGAGAAGACATGTGGGGAAGGCGACGCAATGTGGCTGGTGACTTGTGGCGGAAGGACTGTGGCACAGTATCAGCACTAAATGGGTTTAGTGCAGAACGGAATGCCTCCACTCGCTTAGGGCAAGGGCGGCAACCCTAAGCACAATTGGAACCTCACAATTCTCATTTTCCATCGACGGCACACTAACGACTCATCCACCACAGCGACAATCACAGTGAGTACCTACAAGTCGATTTTAATCGGAGATTTAATATTAACATCAAACTCTTCCAGATGGGTGAGTGATTTTTATCCCCTTCCCGATGCCCAGGACTTTTTTTCGAGACAACGGTGCGCGAATATGCCTGGAGGAAATTTGAGACGCAAAGACCCCGATTTCATCGACATGAGACAATCACAGAAGAGGAGGACGCAATGGCAGATCGATGTTGCTTTGAATTATTTGTGAAGGAACGCACAACGCTGTCGATAAGGGCTCCGCATGGTTGAATCTCGAATTCTTCAATATTCACCAAGTCTTCTGACATACTCGCCAACTTGCATCGCGCACCGTTTCATCTCTCGAACTGAACATCTGGACAATTGGAACATCCACTACGAACAAAGACTGACGGATTCCCAGGGCGTCTTACTGAGTACCAGGTCATCGGGCGTCACCTGCCCAACGAGGCGAACCCCACGCCCAAGCTGTACCGCATGCGTATCTTTGCGCCCAACACTGTTGTGGCCAAGTCGCGTTTCTGGTACTTCATGGCCCAGCTCCGTAAGCTCAAGAAGGCCAACGGCGAGATCGTTTCCCTGAACGTGGTATGTTCGGATTGTGTATCCGAGGATATGGAATAGTGCTCATTTATCTTGTGTCTAGATCGAGGAGAAGCGTCCCCTCAAGGTCAAGAACTTCGGTATCTGGATCCGCTACGACTCGCGCTCCGGTACCCACAACATGTACAAGGAGTTCCGTGAGATGAGCCGCACCGACGCTGTTGAGGCTCTCTACCAGGACATGGCTGCCCGTCACCGCTCCCGTTTCGGTTCCATCCACGTATGCTACACTACTCGAATCCTTCGATAATGACCATATTCTAACGATGATTTTCCTGCAGATCCTCAAGGTTGTTGAGATCGAGAACAACGACAGCATCCGCCGCCCCTACATCAAGCAGCTCCTCCAGAAGGACCTCAAGTTCCCTCTGCCCCACCGTGCCGGTGGcaaggtcggcaagaaggTCTTCGCCTACTCTCGCCCCTCTACCTTTGCTTAAATGTGATGTTCTGGGTGTTGGGCTTGGAGTGTGTGGATGAATGACTGTTAATGGCCATAGCATGCATGAAAGATGGTCGCGTGGAAACCACCGCCCTTCACGGGCGAGATGGTTGGATGTCTCTAGTTCCCCGTATGGTGGCATCTTAGGTTATTTTGAAAAAAATCATCGGGTTTCTTGAATTATTCAAGTTCCAGTAGGACAATGGGCAAACATGGATAGTAGGCCGATTTAATAGGTGCTAAGGTATCTATCTTGTCAGAGATGTGTCAATCTGAATTAATGGGCTGTTGGCCTTCCGATTTCAAGTTGGTCCATTCAACTTCCGGGTAGTGCGGATGCATGCAAAGTAGTCATATACTGCCTTCTGCTGAACATATCTTTTGTTGCGAACTACATGTCCATTGATCGATGGGAATCAACAACAGATCTTATCAAACATGGAGAAATTACATTCCATCCTCTCCTGTACATTGCCATTTTAGTCCCGACGAGTTAGTGTCAAAACATCCGAGTTTCCTGGTCGCGTCCGAGGCCGAAACTGGATGCCTTTTGAATCAGGCATCCACTGGCTATCTTCAACTGCCATTGTAGCTGGAAGTCTTTTTTTGAGCCTGTCAATAAATGCTGTTTAGAAACTCCTTGACTATCTTTACTCAAACGGTCATTACCGAGAGCATTGATCTATGTAGGTCGTAATACAGGGATCTGTAATTGCGTCATTCGAAAACAGGTCGGAAGCTGTCCGCTTTCGCATATGTAATCCGATTTCTTCGGCACCTCTCGAGGCTCCCAGGTTCCTCGTTTCCCTCTTTCCCCCATTCCCTCCCAGTTCATTACAATCATGTTCGCTCGTCACTCTTTTCGCTGCGCGCAGCCCTTGAAGCAGGTTAGTTAAACAAGTCCACGATTCAATGCTAAATAATACTAAAAGCCATTCAATCAGAGCTTCCGCAAATACTCTGCGGAGGCCACTCCCAAGAAGTCCAACTTGACCCCCATCTACGTTGGTGTGGGCCTCGCTGGTCTCAGTGCTGGTCTGTACCGCTACAGCACCAGCGCAGTTGCTGAGCCCAAGGACCGCCCCAAGGTCTTCAACGGCGAGGACTGGGTGGACCTCAAGTTGACCAACATTGAGGTCCTGAGTTCCAACACCAAGCGTCTTCGCTTTGCTTACGATGACAAGGAGGCTGTCTCTGGTATTCCTGTTGCCTGTGGGTAGTCTGGCTCCAAGTATGGTTGCCAATCGATCACTAACCGGCATGTAGCTGCTCTGTTGACCCGTTTCAAACCCGAGGGTGCCGAGAAGAACATCCTCCGTCCCTACACCCCCACCAGTGATGAGGGTAGGATTAAGCTGAGATACAATGGGTTTTCATTTGCTAATACATAGTAGATATTCCCGGCTACCTGGAGCTCGTCGTCAAGGCCTACCCCGGCGGCCCCATGTCCGAGCACTTGCACTCCATGAACATCGACCAGCGCCTATCATTCAAGGGACCTATTGTCAAGTACCCCTGGGAGGCCAACAAGCACAACCACATCTGCCTGATTGCCGGTGGTACTGGAATCACCCCGATGTACCAGCTCGCCCGTGAGATCTTCAAGAACCCCGACGACAAGACCAAGGTCACTCTGGTTTTCGGTAACGTCACCGAGGAGGATATCCTCCTGAAGAAGGAACTTCAGGATTTGGAGAACACCTACCCCCAGCGCTTCCGTGCCTTCTACGTTCTGGACAAGCCCCCTGCGGGCTGGACCGGTGGCAAGGGCTTCATTACCAAGGAGCTGCTGAAGACCGTCCTGCCGGAGCCCAAGGAGGAGAACATCAAGCTCTTTGTCTGTGGCCCTCCCCCCATGTACAAGGCTATCTCTGGCGGTAAGATCAGCCCCAAGGACCAGGGTGAGCTCACTGGAATTTTGAAGGATCTTGGTTACAGCAAGGATCAGGTCTTTAAGTTCTAGGGTGTAAAACATGTAACTAGGATATGTTGCGAGTTGGATATGCGGCGGATTATGCAGCAGGATAGCCATGTATATTGGAGCATCTTGTTTTTCAGCGTGTTGCTGCGTCCCTGGCTTCGAACGTCCTTTTATTGAAGGAATGCATTTTGCCTACGAATTTATCCCTTTGTGTATCTGGTCCATGCGCTTATCGCTGCAGCATAGACAATTCGAACTAGATACGACTTGAACAGTGGGATGTCTCAATCAAGAGGGGAAGCCTGCTGAATATACTTGCGCACCTACCGGGACCACCTTCGTCGATTACAATGGAACCAACGATAATGGCCTCGAATCGTTGTCATGCACCAAAACAGCAGTGAAACCAAGGCATCTTCACCCAAAGGTTCTCAAACCATTGCCTGCAAGTGTATAAGGTGCCCCACGGCCTACGTCCAGAGGTGTCTGCACGAAGTACCCTTACAGCTCAGCGACAACACAAGACATTAGACCAGAGAAGGTCATTAAACCCACCGGAGAGAAACGAACCCCCAAAGGCAGATTGCACGAATTGAAATAGGACGTCAGAATAGACGTTCGTATTACAAGCTCGACACCTTGTGCTCGGCTGGGCCCCCTCTCCTACAGGGCTTGGGCGACCCTGAGGTTGAGATTTCGGCGGGGGAGCATAGCCCACACTGGAACAGGTCCCAGCCCCCCCCTGAGAAAAGAGCAGACAGCACCGGCATATTACGAAGAAACAGGTGTG
The nucleotide sequence above comes from Penicillium digitatum chromosome 1, complete sequence. Encoded proteins:
- a CDS encoding Regulator of gluconeogenesis Rmd5, putative is translated as MDVVQKEHSRLVKRTEGAQGIKNVQSAIDSLQSAREAIAADPSTASATLTNLQSSVKSSFDSINDSLKETHSGLNKYTKSLDKLFKDRPLPSTDDDGLSTHENLINRAIAMHLLREGQFGVAATFLSEIAEQKATYPVSQNGNGPTNVQTSLLDMDEVPSTEIRKQFASMYYILQQLQENRNLLPAIEWSRENREALEARGSNLEFELCRLQYVWLYHGGANSKGAAGGWLAALEYARREFHVFVPRYLREVQQLVGAMAYSPNLSGSPYAALFNTSSAWDDVAHFFTREFCSLLGLSADSPLYIAATAGAIALPTLLKLQTIMKSKRTEWTSDNELPVEIPLPPQYLFHSIFVCPVSKEQATDENPPMMMPCGHVIAQESLKRLGKGNRFKCPYCPSESHPTDAMKVFL
- a CDS encoding PCI/PINT associated module gives rise to the protein MASLAPAFKNAYLNGSGPELAAVLTPIAPPEDRNRLRDFYQFSNAEYISKDLSYALFHGKSLKLPKAEQAAWVDIFVVYWEAIGEIHQCEDHLPGASAITVFNAWKKVANALIRGYSGSACIPAWTLPCLYTVGKYLRTFAINADLDAASQGSAGFGFQDDIAADVEKNANLEEAARVINRMFTLCLSDRAPLEESRKWGIYNMTNLLFKTYFKINSVGLTKNLLRAIKASSADLPPPEAFPKSHIVTFEYYVGVIHFLDENYTEAEEHLTWAWKMCHRDAIKNRELILTYLIPCHLVTTHTLPSKELLAPFPRLEKLFRSLSNCIRKGDLVGFDQAMSDGEEEFVKRRIYLPLERGRDIALRNLFRKVFLAGGFDEPKEGQSPVRRTRVHVNEFAAALRVGTSISGRSRIDIDEVECLLSNLIYKGLMKGYIARDRGIIVLSKGGSAFPGTGTTTSLITGTFESSEFWPDAMHIAYQQHDTWSLIGLKRQLHQCHSWIQSKLA
- a CDS encoding 60S ribosomal protein L20, producing MWGRRRNVAGDLWRKDCGTGKGGNPKHNWNLTILIFHRRHTNDSSTTATITVRRLTEYQVIGRHLPNEANPTPKLYRMRIFAPNTVVAKSRFWYFMAQLRKLKKANGEIVSLNVIEEKRPLKVKNFGIWIRYDSRSGTHNMYKEFREMSRTDAVEALYQDMAARHRSRFGSIHILKVVEIENNDSIRRPYIKQLLQKDLKFPLPHRAGGKVGKKVFAYSRPSTFA
- a CDS encoding NADH-cytochrome b5 reductase, putative — protein: MFARHSFRCAQPLKQSFRKYSAEATPKKSNLTPIYVGVGLAGLSAGLYRYSTSAVAEPKDRPKVFNGEDWVDLKLTNIEVLSSNTKRLRFAYDDKEAVSGIPVASALLTRFKPEGAEKNILRPYTPTSDEDIPGYLELVVKAYPGGPMSEHLHSMNIDQRLSFKGPIVKYPWEANKHNHICLIAGGTGITPMYQLAREIFKNPDDKTKVTLVFGNVTEEDILLKKELQDLENTYPQRFRAFYVLDKPPAGWTGGKGFITKELLKTVLPEPKEENIKLFVCGPPPMYKAISGGKISPKDQGELTGILKDLGYSKDQVFKF
- a CDS encoding BTB/POZ-like, which produces MSSKRTPESPIPGRYRATKASAFTLQSRRIARERTKDKERDSSGSGSGSIGLKTRGVERRRRFDKPPDITTPPTSPIVLIRVGPEKRLFAAHEAILCASPFFAAHCTAQTPSSNASRPELGQQPPSKRIDLPEEQAEVLSCVLEYLYKGDYYPRLRHNSRTRTWELEDADAGVGAGASGELGQATATVFHHRAQGVILRDTAIYCAAETYNLPHLQRLALRKQGLHTGIQCSTILASARFAYANTPDTESKLRAHYLALIVRSRSTFMRSGTMQAEMERGGKLFFDLFVALCNHMDDYADQSVESSAVTTHC